A region of Rhizobium grahamii DNA encodes the following proteins:
- a CDS encoding ATP phosphoribosyltransferase regulatory subunit: MPLIDLPHFSADLLAEFAGRKAERVDTPIIQPAEPFLDIAGEDLRRRIFMTENETGASLCLRPEFTIPVCLRHIESATGTPKRYSYLGEVFRQRREGGSEFYQAGIEDLGDINISAADARIIGDAVGILSRLLPGRQLAVTLGDQAVFEAVVQALGLPLGWQKRLTHAFGNMAQLEALLGRLVSPQFVTGLDDQVASLLNSGDEDALVRHIDETMQATGYSTNASRSPADIARRLKEKLVLSEIRLDDAAFAVLQEFLSLQVPLTNASAALAGFADAAGFKLGNALARFDGRVAALANAGVDISMVEYRAAFGRPLDYYTGLVFEIGVEGSDSVLVGGGRFDKLMTFLGAKERIPAVGFSLWLDRIDAARAA, encoded by the coding sequence ATGCCCCTGATCGACCTTCCTCACTTCTCCGCCGACCTGCTGGCCGAATTCGCGGGCCGCAAGGCAGAGCGCGTCGACACGCCGATCATCCAGCCGGCCGAGCCGTTTCTGGATATCGCCGGCGAGGATCTCCGTCGCCGGATCTTCATGACCGAGAACGAAACCGGTGCAAGCCTGTGCCTGCGGCCGGAGTTCACGATTCCGGTCTGTCTGCGCCACATCGAAAGCGCCACCGGCACCCCGAAGCGGTATTCCTATCTCGGCGAAGTCTTCCGGCAGCGGCGCGAGGGCGGAAGCGAGTTCTATCAGGCCGGTATCGAAGATCTCGGCGACATCAACATTTCGGCGGCCGATGCCCGCATCATTGGTGATGCGGTCGGTATCCTGTCCCGGCTTCTGCCCGGCCGGCAGCTCGCGGTAACGCTGGGTGATCAGGCCGTCTTCGAAGCGGTTGTGCAGGCTCTTGGTCTTCCGCTCGGATGGCAAAAGCGCCTCACCCACGCCTTCGGCAACATGGCGCAGCTCGAGGCCCTGCTTGGGCGTCTCGTCAGCCCGCAATTCGTAACCGGTCTCGATGATCAGGTCGCCAGCCTTTTGAACTCGGGCGACGAAGACGCGCTAGTGAGGCACATCGACGAGACCATGCAGGCCACCGGCTATTCGACCAATGCCAGCCGTTCTCCGGCGGACATTGCGCGGCGCCTGAAGGAAAAGCTCGTACTTTCCGAAATCCGTCTCGATGATGCTGCCTTCGCGGTGCTGCAGGAGTTTCTGTCGCTGCAGGTGCCGCTGACCAATGCATCGGCGGCTCTCGCCGGTTTTGCGGACGCCGCGGGCTTCAAGCTCGGCAACGCGCTCGCACGCTTTGATGGCCGCGTCGCCGCACTGGCAAATGCCGGCGTCGATATCTCCATGGTCGAATATCGCGCCGCCTTCGGGCGTCCGCTCGATTACTACACCGGCCTCGTATTCGAGATCGGCGTCGAGGGTTCCGACTCGGTTCTCGTCGGTGGCGGTCGTTTCGACAAGCTGATGACGTTCCTCGGCGCCAAGGAGCGGATCCCGGCGGTCGGCTTCTCGTTGTGGCTCGATCGTATTGATGCGGCGAGGGCGGCCTGA
- the hisG gene encoding ATP phosphoribosyltransferase — protein sequence MTITIALPSKGRMKEDASAIFERAGMKITAVGNDRSYRGRVEGLDDVEVAFLSASEISREIGNGSVDFGVTGEDLIREGLAEADKRVEVCARLGFGHADVVVAVPEIWLDVDTMADLGDVAADFRARHGRRLAIATKYWRLTQQFFSSQHGIQLYRIVESLGATEGAPASGSADIIVDITSTGSTLRANHLKVLSDGVILRSEACLVRARKESHADEPAVARLIEAVRGAL from the coding sequence ATGACGATTACCATCGCTTTGCCCTCGAAGGGTCGCATGAAGGAAGATGCTTCCGCCATCTTCGAACGCGCCGGAATGAAGATAACGGCGGTCGGCAACGACCGCTCCTATCGCGGTAGGGTCGAAGGCCTTGACGATGTCGAGGTCGCCTTCCTGTCGGCGTCTGAAATCTCCCGCGAGATCGGCAACGGCAGCGTCGATTTCGGCGTCACCGGCGAGGACCTGATCCGCGAAGGCCTGGCGGAAGCCGACAAGCGTGTGGAAGTTTGTGCGCGGTTGGGATTTGGTCATGCCGACGTCGTGGTCGCCGTCCCCGAGATCTGGCTGGATGTCGACACCATGGCCGACCTCGGCGATGTCGCAGCCGATTTCCGCGCCCGCCATGGACGCCGCCTCGCGATTGCGACGAAATACTGGCGGCTGACGCAGCAGTTCTTTTCGAGCCAGCACGGGATCCAGCTCTATCGTATCGTCGAGAGCCTAGGCGCCACCGAGGGGGCGCCGGCATCGGGCTCCGCCGACATCATCGTTGATATCACCTCCACCGGCTCGACGTTGCGCGCCAACCATCTGAAGGTTCTGAGCGATGGCGTTATCCTGCGCTCGGAAGCATGCCTGGTGCGCGCCCGCAAGGAAAGCCACGCCGACGAGCCGGCTGTCGCGCGTCTGATCGAAGCGGTTCGCGGCGCGCTCTGA
- a CDS encoding DoxX family protein, which yields MSTAQNTVILVARILLSFIFIYSGFGKLTDPAGTAGMITGAGLPAATALAYIAGLFELVTGLAVLVGFQTKIVGWALAAFCIFTGAVFHSGTVAVEGWPDAALGWINALNGIMLMKNFTLAGAYILLATFGPGLFSIDARRGALPVTA from the coding sequence ATGTCGACTGCTCAGAACACCGTTATTCTCGTCGCACGCATCCTTCTGTCGTTCATCTTCATCTATTCTGGCTTTGGCAAGCTGACCGATCCCGCAGGCACTGCAGGCATGATCACCGGCGCCGGCCTGCCGGCCGCGACCGCTCTCGCCTACATCGCCGGCCTGTTCGAACTCGTTACCGGCCTTGCCGTTCTCGTCGGCTTCCAGACGAAGATCGTCGGCTGGGCACTGGCCGCCTTCTGCATCTTCACCGGCGCTGTCTTCCATTCCGGTACCGTTGCCGTTGAAGGTTGGCCGGATGCCGCTCTCGGCTGGATCAACGCGCTGAACGGCATCATGCTGATGAAGAACTTCACGCTGGCCGGCGCCTACATCCTGCTCGCCACCTTCGGCCCGGGTCTCTTCTCGATCGACGCGCGCCGCGGCGCCCTGCCGGTCACTGCATAA
- a CDS encoding glutathione binding-like protein, whose amino-acid sequence MADLSAFPITQRWPAGNPDIIQLYSLPTPNGVKISIALEELGLPYEPHLVSFGTNDQKSPEFVSLNPNGRIPAIIDPNGPDGKPIGIFESGAILLYLAEKTGHLIPADAVGRYETIQWLFFQMGGIGPMFGQFGHFHKFAADKVANNSYPVERYRDESKRLLSVLEGRLQGRKWIMGDVYTIADIATFPWVRGADVFYGGRELLEYAKFPAVMDWLERCIARPASEKGLNIPARPA is encoded by the coding sequence ATGGCAGACCTATCCGCATTTCCGATCACCCAGCGCTGGCCGGCTGGCAACCCTGACATCATCCAGCTCTATTCGCTGCCGACGCCGAACGGCGTGAAGATCTCGATCGCCCTTGAAGAGCTCGGTCTGCCTTATGAGCCGCATCTGGTCTCCTTCGGCACTAACGACCAGAAGTCTCCCGAGTTCGTCTCCCTCAATCCCAATGGGCGGATACCGGCCATCATCGATCCCAACGGACCGGACGGAAAGCCGATCGGTATCTTCGAGTCTGGCGCAATTCTTCTCTACCTGGCGGAAAAGACCGGCCATCTCATTCCCGCCGACGCCGTCGGCCGCTATGAGACGATCCAGTGGCTGTTTTTCCAGATGGGCGGTATCGGGCCGATGTTCGGCCAGTTCGGGCATTTTCATAAGTTCGCCGCCGACAAGGTGGCCAACAATTCTTATCCCGTCGAGCGATACCGTGACGAAAGCAAGCGACTTCTGAGCGTCCTTGAAGGGCGTCTGCAGGGGCGCAAGTGGATCATGGGAGATGTCTACACGATCGCCGACATAGCGACGTTTCCATGGGTGCGCGGCGCGGATGTCTTCTACGGCGGTCGCGAGCTGCTGGAATATGCGAAATTCCCTGCCGTCATGGATTGGCTGGAGCGCTGCATTGCGCGACCGGCGAGTGAGAAGGGGCTTAACATCCCCGCAAGGCCGGCCTGA
- the groL gene encoding chaperonin GroEL (60 kDa chaperone family; promotes refolding of misfolded polypeptides especially under stressful conditions; forms two stacked rings of heptamers to form a barrel-shaped 14mer; ends can be capped by GroES; misfolded proteins enter the barrel where they are refolded when GroES binds), which translates to MAAKEVKFGRSAREKMLRGVDILADAVQVTLGPKGRNVVIDKSFGAPRITKDGVSVAKEIELEDKFENMGAQMVREVASKTNDIAGDGTTTATVLARAIVREGAKAVAAGMNPMDLKRGIDLAVAEVVKDLQAKAKKISTSAEVAQVGTISANGDKQVGLDIAEAMQKVGNEGVITVEEAKTAETELEVVEGMQFDRGYLSPYFVTNPEKMVADLEDAFILLHEKKLSNLQAMLPVLEAVVQTGKPLLIIAEDVEGEALATLVVNKLRGGLKIAAVKAPGFGDRRKAMLEDIAILTGGTVISEDLGIKLESVTLDMLGRSKKVSISKENTTIVDGAGAKSDIEGRVAQIKAQIEETSSDYDREKLQERLAKLAGGVAVIRVGGSTEIEVKEKKDRIDDALNATRAAVQEGIVPGGGIALLRSSTKIAAKGENDDQEAGINIIRRALQALVRQIAENAGDEASIVVGKVLDKNEDNFGYNAQTSEYGDMIAMGIVDPVKVVRTALQNAASVASLLITTEAMIAELPKKDAPAGMPGGMGGMGGMDMM; encoded by the coding sequence ATGGCAGCTAAAGAAGTAAAGTTCGGCCGCTCTGCGCGCGAAAAGATGCTGCGCGGCGTCGACATCCTCGCTGACGCAGTGCAGGTCACCCTCGGCCCGAAGGGCCGTAACGTCGTTATCGACAAGTCCTTCGGCGCTCCGCGCATCACCAAGGACGGTGTATCGGTCGCCAAGGAAATCGAACTCGAAGACAAGTTCGAAAACATGGGCGCCCAGATGGTCCGCGAAGTTGCTTCGAAGACCAACGACATCGCCGGCGACGGCACCACGACGGCAACCGTTCTGGCCCGCGCTATCGTTCGCGAAGGCGCCAAGGCAGTTGCTGCCGGGATGAACCCGATGGACCTGAAGCGCGGTATCGACCTCGCTGTTGCAGAAGTCGTCAAGGACCTGCAGGCCAAGGCAAAGAAGATCTCCACCTCGGCTGAAGTTGCTCAGGTCGGCACGATCTCCGCAAACGGCGACAAGCAGGTCGGCCTCGACATTGCTGAAGCCATGCAGAAGGTTGGCAACGAAGGTGTTATCACCGTCGAAGAAGCCAAGACCGCTGAAACCGAACTCGAAGTCGTCGAAGGCATGCAGTTCGACCGCGGCTACCTCAGCCCGTACTTCGTCACCAACCCGGAAAAGATGGTTGCTGACCTCGAAGACGCTTTCATTCTCCTCCACGAGAAGAAGCTCTCGAACCTCCAGGCTATGCTCCCGGTTCTCGAAGCTGTCGTTCAGACCGGCAAGCCGCTCCTCATCATCGCTGAAGACGTTGAAGGCGAAGCTCTTGCTACGCTCGTCGTCAACAAGCTGCGCGGCGGCCTGAAGATCGCTGCCGTCAAGGCTCCTGGCTTCGGCGACCGCCGCAAGGCCATGCTGGAAGACATCGCCATCCTCACGGGCGGCACCGTCATCTCCGAAGACCTCGGCATCAAGCTCGAATCCGTTACGCTCGACATGCTCGGCCGTTCCAAGAAGGTTTCGATCTCCAAGGAAAACACCACGATCGTCGACGGCGCTGGCGCCAAGTCCGACATCGAAGGCCGCGTTGCGCAGATCAAGGCTCAGATCGAAGAAACCTCTTCGGACTATGACCGCGAAAAGCTGCAGGAACGCCTTGCCAAGCTCGCTGGCGGCGTTGCCGTCATCCGCGTTGGCGGCTCCACGGAAATCGAAGTCAAGGAAAAGAAGGACCGCATCGACGACGCTCTCAACGCGACGCGCGCTGCTGTTCAGGAAGGTATCGTACCGGGCGGTGGTATCGCTCTGCTGCGCTCCTCCACGAAGATCGCCGCCAAGGGTGAGAACGACGACCAGGAAGCTGGCATCAACATCATCCGCCGCGCTCTGCAGGCTCTGGTTCGCCAGATCGCAGAAAACGCTGGTGACGAAGCTTCGATCGTTGTCGGCAAGGTTCTCGACAAGAACGAAGACAACTTCGGCTACAACGCTCAGACGTCTGAATATGGCGACATGATCGCCATGGGCATCGTCGACCCGGTCAAGGTCGTTCGTACGGCTCTGCAGAACGCAGCTTCGGTTGCTTCGCTGCTGATCACGACGGAAGCCATGATCGCCGAGCTGCCGAAGAAGGACGCACCGGCCGGCATGCCTGGCGGCATGGGCGGCATGGGCGGCATGGACATGATGTAA
- the groES gene encoding co-chaperone GroES yields the protein MASTNFRPLHDRVVVRRVESEEKTKGGIIIPDTAKEKPQEGEIVAVGSGARDESGKVVALDVKAGDRVLFGKWSGTEVKINGEDLLIMKEADIMGIIG from the coding sequence ATGGCAAGCACCAACTTCCGCCCCCTTCACGATCGCGTCGTCGTTCGCCGCGTTGAGTCCGAAGAAAAGACCAAGGGCGGCATCATCATTCCTGACACCGCCAAGGAAAAGCCGCAGGAAGGCGAAATCGTCGCCGTCGGTTCCGGCGCTCGTGATGAATCCGGCAAGGTCGTCGCTCTCGACGTCAAGGCTGGTGATCGCGTTCTGTTCGGCAAGTGGTCCGGCACCGAAGTCAAGATCAACGGCGAAGACCTTCTGATCATGAAGGAAGCCGACATCATGGGCATCATCGGCTGA
- the chrA gene encoding chromate efflux transporter — protein sequence MTSVNTAIATDEIVAAPPLGQAVRVWARIGCLSFGGPAGQIALMHKVVVEEKRWISEERFLHALSYCMLLPGPEAQQLATYIGWLMHGVRGGLLAGLLFILPGFAVILLLSGLYAEFHETGWLTAVFFGLKAAVLAIVIEALLRLGGRALKNRFHHIVAAASFLGLFLLNLPFPLVVVLAGAAGFGLARYRARQEAEPKAGPRSLPTRPTTRSIARPLLVLVGWVLIWQSPLLIVRALDAPTDLLAEALSGEANVFGAVFIFFSKMAVITFGGAYAVLTYVAQIAVGHYAWLKPGEMLDGLALAETTPGPLVLVLCFVGFLAGYRNPVAMVPLAGGVFGAFLAAWATFVPSFVWIFAGAPFIERLRSNAMVSAALSAITAAIVGVILNLAVWFGLHVLFAEVGRVAILSTGVGLPLISLAWPEWRSIDIGAVALFVAAAIMLFRFKAGVVKILGVSALAGLAIKLGEAFL from the coding sequence ATGACATCGGTGAACACGGCGATTGCGACAGACGAAATCGTGGCGGCGCCGCCTCTTGGCCAGGCCGTTCGCGTTTGGGCGCGCATCGGTTGCCTGAGCTTCGGAGGTCCAGCCGGCCAGATCGCGCTGATGCACAAGGTCGTGGTCGAGGAAAAGCGGTGGATATCCGAGGAACGCTTTCTGCACGCCTTGAGCTATTGCATGCTGCTGCCCGGCCCGGAAGCGCAGCAGCTCGCAACCTATATCGGCTGGCTCATGCACGGCGTTCGCGGCGGCCTGCTTGCCGGTCTGCTTTTCATACTTCCCGGTTTCGCCGTCATTCTTCTCTTGTCGGGACTGTATGCCGAGTTTCATGAGACCGGATGGCTGACAGCAGTGTTCTTCGGCCTGAAGGCGGCGGTCCTCGCCATCGTGATCGAAGCGCTCTTGAGGCTGGGTGGCCGGGCGCTCAAGAACCGTTTTCATCATATCGTGGCGGCCGCGTCGTTCCTCGGGCTTTTCCTGCTAAACCTCCCGTTTCCGCTGGTGGTCGTGCTGGCAGGCGCCGCAGGCTTTGGTCTGGCTCGTTATCGTGCCCGACAAGAGGCCGAGCCGAAAGCCGGGCCGCGCTCGCTGCCAACGCGTCCGACGACGAGATCGATCGCGCGTCCTCTTCTAGTGCTAGTGGGCTGGGTTCTGATCTGGCAATCGCCGCTTTTGATCGTGCGTGCGCTTGACGCCCCGACGGATCTGCTCGCCGAAGCCTTGAGTGGTGAGGCCAACGTGTTCGGTGCCGTCTTCATCTTCTTTTCGAAGATGGCCGTCATCACCTTCGGCGGAGCCTATGCCGTGCTTACCTATGTGGCGCAGATTGCCGTCGGCCACTATGCCTGGCTGAAACCCGGCGAGATGCTGGATGGTCTGGCGCTGGCGGAAACCACGCCGGGGCCGCTTGTCCTCGTTCTCTGTTTCGTCGGTTTTCTCGCCGGCTACCGCAATCCTGTCGCGATGGTGCCGCTTGCGGGCGGCGTCTTCGGCGCCTTCCTTGCCGCCTGGGCAACATTCGTCCCGAGCTTCGTCTGGATTTTCGCAGGCGCACCTTTCATTGAAAGACTGCGCAGCAACGCGATGGTTTCGGCCGCCTTGTCGGCCATCACCGCCGCCATCGTCGGCGTCATTCTCAATCTCGCCGTCTGGTTCGGTCTGCATGTCCTCTTCGCGGAGGTGGGGCGCGTCGCGATCTTGTCGACAGGCGTCGGGTTGCCTCTGATAAGCCTTGCATGGCCGGAATGGCGCAGCATCGACATCGGTGCGGTCGCGCTTTTCGTCGCCGCCGCGATTATGCTCTTCCGCTTCAAGGCTGGCGTGGTCAAGATCCTGGGTGTATCGGCCCTGGCCGGTCTCGCGATCAAGCTCGGCGAAGCATTCCTTTGA
- a CDS encoding TIGR01459 family HAD-type hydrolase gives MAKRIETFAEIASQYDAVFCDVWGVLHNGVDPFPKAGAALAAAREQGLTVVLITNSPRIAPQVVAQLRQIGVPDEAYDQIVTSGDVTRGLIAQGPKKVFLLGPERDVALIEGLGVERVDAKEATSVVCSGFFDDETETPEDYTDMLKEFQARNVPMICANPDLVVERGHKIIPCAGAMAAYYNQLGGETRIAGKPHSPIYDAVLSVAREVRGDVPLGRILAIGDGMPTDVRGALDYGLDLLYISGGIHAKEYTLNGETDEAILTAYLERERATPKWWMPRLA, from the coding sequence ATGGCCAAGCGGATCGAAACCTTTGCAGAAATCGCCAGTCAGTACGACGCTGTCTTCTGTGATGTCTGGGGCGTTCTCCATAATGGCGTCGATCCCTTTCCAAAGGCCGGCGCCGCACTTGCGGCAGCGCGGGAACAAGGCCTCACCGTCGTCCTCATCACAAATTCGCCGCGCATCGCCCCGCAGGTCGTGGCACAACTGCGCCAGATCGGCGTGCCCGACGAAGCCTATGACCAGATCGTCACCTCGGGTGACGTGACGCGCGGCCTGATCGCGCAGGGCCCGAAGAAAGTATTTCTGCTTGGCCCCGAGCGCGACGTTGCCCTCATAGAGGGCCTCGGCGTCGAGCGTGTCGATGCCAAGGAGGCGACATCGGTCGTCTGCTCCGGCTTCTTCGACGACGAAACGGAGACGCCGGAAGACTACACGGATATGCTCAAGGAGTTTCAGGCGCGCAACGTGCCGATGATCTGCGCCAATCCCGATCTGGTCGTCGAGCGCGGCCACAAGATCATCCCGTGCGCAGGCGCCATGGCGGCCTACTACAATCAGCTCGGCGGCGAGACCCGCATTGCCGGCAAGCCGCATAGCCCGATCTATGACGCCGTTTTGTCGGTGGCCCGCGAGGTTCGCGGCGATGTCCCGCTTGGCCGTATCCTTGCGATCGGCGACGGAATGCCGACCGATGTGCGCGGCGCGCTCGATTATGGTCTCGATCTGCTCTATATCAGCGGCGGCATCCACGCTAAGGAATACACGCTCAACGGCGAGACGGACGAGGCCATTCTGACGGCCTATCTGGAACGCGAGCGTGCCACCCCGAAGTGGTGGATGCCGCGTCTCGCATAA
- a CDS encoding DUF3311 domain-containing protein has translation MDKRFGTAACWLLIIPYIGLLWVPFYNFHDPVLLGFPFFYWYQLAWVPITAVLTWIAYRSMRDDD, from the coding sequence ATGGATAAGAGGTTTGGAACGGCGGCCTGCTGGCTGCTCATCATTCCCTATATCGGGCTCCTATGGGTTCCCTTCTATAATTTTCACGATCCGGTCCTGCTCGGGTTCCCTTTTTTCTACTGGTATCAGCTGGCCTGGGTGCCGATCACCGCCGTCCTGACCTGGATTGCCTACCGGAGCATGCGCGATGACGACTGA
- a CDS encoding type II toxin-antitoxin system VapC family toxin — protein MIGWLLDTNVIAALINRNGAPSVKNWAATQDETCMFLSILTLGEYDKGIENLPPDDPNRYVYGAARDALEERFSGRVLSLTDNCVRRWGAISGRVKLATSHAPPVIDTMLAATAIEHDLYLVTRNVKDTRFSGAAVFDPWSDDPARFPLSGK, from the coding sequence GTGATCGGTTGGCTTCTCGACACGAATGTCATCGCGGCACTCATCAATCGAAACGGCGCGCCATCGGTCAAGAACTGGGCCGCCACGCAGGACGAGACGTGTATGTTTCTCAGCATCCTGACTCTGGGCGAATACGACAAGGGGATCGAGAACCTCCCGCCCGACGACCCCAATCGTTACGTCTATGGTGCAGCGCGCGACGCGCTTGAAGAACGGTTTTCAGGCCGAGTTCTCTCGCTCACCGACAACTGCGTCAGGCGTTGGGGCGCGATTTCAGGACGGGTCAAGCTGGCAACAAGCCATGCGCCGCCCGTCATCGACACCATGCTGGCGGCCACGGCCATCGAGCACGACCTCTATCTTGTCACGCGTAACGTCAAAGACACGCGCTTTTCCGGCGCGGCAGTATTCGATCCGTGGTCGGACGATCCGGCACGATTTCCGCTGAGCGGAAAATAA
- a CDS encoding type II toxin-antitoxin system Phd/YefM family antitoxin gives MCAEHIRKLRRNGQRWKLEDAKARFSEVVRMAHSEGPQRVTVRGRDSVVVISAEELDRLMQTAPKQLLVEFLEGLALDGLEVERDRDEGRDVAL, from the coding sequence ATGTGCGCGGAACATATACGAAAGCTGCGACGGAACGGGCAGCGCTGGAAGCTAGAGGATGCCAAGGCGCGGTTCAGCGAGGTGGTACGGATGGCGCATAGCGAAGGGCCACAGCGCGTGACCGTTCGTGGTCGCGACAGCGTTGTCGTCATCAGCGCCGAAGAGCTGGACCGCCTGATGCAGACGGCACCGAAGCAGCTGCTGGTGGAATTCCTGGAGGGACTAGCGCTTGACGGACTGGAAGTCGAACGCGACCGCGACGAAGGACGCGATGTGGCGCTGTGA